One Mycobacteroides abscessus ATCC 19977 genomic window carries:
- a CDS encoding helix-turn-helix domain-containing protein, with protein MASLVRALRRERGLTLEELGSRTGLTKSYLSKVEREHSTPSVSVAMRIAGALDVDVSRLFTNDAYESRVVVDRGADEWDDGKFHALSTEMLGKIMTPFLASPSTEFAEHKSSHEGQEFVFVHRGSIELQCGQDDEVVSYELDEGDSAYLDATRTHRIRRTSETPALVVIVAAT; from the coding sequence ATGGCATCGCTGGTTCGCGCGCTGCGCCGGGAGCGTGGCCTCACCCTGGAGGAACTGGGTAGTCGTACCGGTCTGACCAAGAGCTATCTCTCGAAAGTCGAGCGAGAACACAGCACTCCGTCGGTATCGGTAGCGATGCGCATCGCGGGGGCTCTCGATGTCGACGTGAGCCGGCTGTTCACCAACGATGCGTACGAGTCTCGGGTGGTGGTGGATCGCGGTGCCGACGAGTGGGATGACGGTAAGTTCCATGCGCTGAGCACCGAGATGCTCGGCAAGATCATGACGCCGTTTCTGGCGAGTCCGTCAACCGAATTCGCGGAACACAAGTCGTCGCATGAAGGTCAGGAATTCGTGTTCGTCCACCGCGGATCGATCGAACTGCAGTGCGGCCAAGACGATGAGGTGGTGAGTTACGAGCTGGATGAAGGGGATAGCGCTTATCTCGATGCCACCCGCACCCACCGGATACGCCGGACGTCCGAGACCCCGGCGCTTGTGGTGATCGTCGCCGCGACCTAG
- the msrB gene encoding peptide-methionine (R)-S-oxide reductase MsrB — MRRWSPSAADPALTRRQLLVGVVAVCALACLDRYDSAAADPSTPSAPVPSIVHTDAEWRQLLTPSQYQILRKAGTETPYSSPLNNEHRTGVFSCAGCALDLFSSAAKFDSGTGWPSFWQPLPHAVSERPDNSLGMSRTEVFCSRCAGHLGHVFDDGPKPTGLRYCMNGAAMNFRPT, encoded by the coding sequence ATGCGGCGCTGGTCGCCTTCGGCCGCTGACCCGGCCCTTACCCGACGGCAATTGCTCGTCGGCGTGGTCGCCGTGTGCGCCCTGGCGTGCTTGGACAGGTATGACAGCGCGGCGGCAGATCCTTCGACGCCATCCGCACCCGTTCCATCGATCGTCCACACCGACGCCGAATGGCGCCAGCTACTAACCCCCAGCCAGTACCAGATTCTCCGCAAGGCAGGCACCGAAACCCCGTACAGCAGCCCACTGAACAATGAGCACCGAACCGGCGTCTTCAGTTGCGCCGGTTGCGCGTTGGACCTCTTCTCGTCGGCGGCCAAGTTCGACAGCGGCACCGGGTGGCCGAGCTTTTGGCAACCATTGCCGCATGCCGTGTCCGAAAGACCAGACAACAGCCTGGGGATGAGTCGTACCGAGGTGTTCTGCAGCCGGTGTGCGGGACATCTGGGCCATGTGTTCGACGACGGGCCCAAACCGACCGGGCTGCGCTATTGCATGAACGGTGCCGCGATGAACTTCCGTCCCACGTAA
- the pgi gene encoding glucose-6-phosphate isomerase has product MTLAAAWQALETHHKQIASTHLREFFAEDPARGSELTVTVGDLYIDYSKHRLNRETLALLVDLAKAADLQGRRDAMFAGAHINTSEDRAVLHTALRLPRDAKLVVDGQDVVADVHQVLDAMGDFTDRLRSGEWTGATGKRITTVVNIGIGGSDLGPVMVYQALRHYADAGISARFVSNVDPADLVATLADLDPATTLFIVASKTFSTLETLTNATAARRWLVAALGDEAVSKHFVAVSTNAKLVSEFGIDTANMFGFWDWVGGRYSVDSAIGLSVMAVIGREAFGQFLAGFHIVDEHFRTAPLEQNAPALLGLIGLWYSNFFGAQSRGVLPYSNDLSRFAAYLQQLTMESNGKSVKADGAPVSVDTGDIYWGEPGTNGQHAFYQLLHQGTRLIPADFIGFSEPTDDLPTADGTGSMHDLLMSNFFAQTQVLAFGKTAEEITAEGTAPNVVPHKVMPGNRPSTTILASKLTPSTVGQLIALYEHQVFTAGTVWGIDSFDQWGVELGKKQAIALLPVITDDTSPAQQTDSSTDTLVRHYRNARGRTT; this is encoded by the coding sequence ATGACACTCGCAGCGGCGTGGCAGGCACTGGAAACTCATCACAAGCAGATCGCCTCCACTCACCTTCGAGAGTTCTTCGCCGAGGATCCGGCCCGGGGAAGTGAGTTGACCGTCACCGTCGGTGATCTGTACATCGATTACAGCAAGCACCGGCTGAATCGTGAAACCTTGGCGCTGCTGGTCGATTTGGCCAAGGCCGCCGATCTGCAGGGGCGCCGCGACGCCATGTTCGCCGGGGCGCATATCAACACCTCCGAGGACCGTGCGGTGCTGCACACCGCCCTGCGCCTGCCCCGCGATGCCAAGCTGGTGGTCGACGGGCAGGACGTGGTCGCCGACGTGCACCAGGTACTGGACGCCATGGGCGATTTCACCGACCGGCTGCGCAGCGGCGAATGGACCGGGGCCACCGGCAAGCGCATCACCACCGTGGTCAATATCGGTATCGGCGGTTCAGACCTGGGACCGGTGATGGTCTATCAGGCGCTGCGCCACTACGCCGACGCCGGAATCTCGGCACGATTCGTCTCCAACGTCGACCCTGCCGATCTGGTGGCCACGCTCGCCGACCTTGACCCGGCCACAACACTTTTCATCGTCGCTTCCAAGACATTCTCGACCCTTGAAACACTGACCAATGCCACCGCGGCACGGCGCTGGCTGGTGGCCGCCCTGGGCGATGAGGCGGTGTCCAAGCACTTTGTCGCCGTCTCCACCAACGCCAAGCTGGTCTCGGAGTTCGGGATCGACACGGCGAACATGTTCGGCTTCTGGGACTGGGTCGGTGGCCGGTACTCGGTGGACTCGGCGATCGGTTTGTCGGTGATGGCGGTCATCGGGCGTGAGGCGTTCGGGCAATTTCTGGCCGGGTTCCACATTGTCGACGAACACTTCCGCACCGCGCCGCTTGAGCAGAACGCTCCGGCACTGCTGGGCCTGATCGGTTTGTGGTACTCGAATTTCTTTGGCGCCCAATCACGTGGGGTACTGCCCTATTCCAACGACCTGTCCCGGTTCGCGGCATACCTGCAACAGCTGACCATGGAATCCAACGGCAAGTCGGTCAAGGCCGATGGGGCACCCGTTTCGGTCGATACCGGCGACATCTACTGGGGCGAGCCGGGAACCAATGGGCAGCATGCCTTCTACCAGCTGCTACACCAGGGCACCCGGTTGATCCCGGCGGACTTCATCGGTTTCAGCGAGCCCACCGACGACCTGCCCACCGCCGATGGCACCGGCAGCATGCACGACCTGCTGATGAGCAACTTCTTCGCCCAGACACAGGTGCTGGCGTTCGGCAAAACCGCCGAGGAGATTACGGCCGAGGGCACCGCGCCAAATGTGGTGCCGCACAAGGTCATGCCCGGAAACCGGCCCAGCACAACGATCCTGGCCAGCAAGCTAACCCCCTCCACCGTCGGACAGCTGATCGCGCTCTACGAGCACCAGGTATTCACCGCCGGCACCGTCTGGGGTATCGACTCCTTTGACCAATGGGGTGTCGAGCTGGGCAAAAAACAGGCCATCGCCCTATTGCCCGTCATCACCGACGACACATCCCCGGCCCAGCAGACCGACAGCTCCACCGACACCCTGGTACGCCACTACCGCAACGCGCGAGGCAGAACCACGTAA
- a CDS encoding aldolase encodes MASTLHDTKSELMDRAERSMQTHFSDSQWTTRQKVALTCRALFDRGHDSGLAGQITARAEEPGTFYTQRLGLGFDEITEENLLLVDEDLNVLEGSGMANPANRFHSWIYRARPDVQCIVHTHPFHVAALSMLETPLIVSQMDIAPLYDDCAFLPDWPGVPVGNEEGEIISAALGDKKAILLAHHGHVVAGASVEESCSLAVLIERGAKLQLAAMAAGTIAPLPDRLAREAHDWTLTPKRSIANFAYYARTALAHHPETLTLPTTQGNS; translated from the coding sequence ATGGCCAGCACCCTTCACGACACCAAATCCGAACTGATGGATCGTGCCGAGCGCAGCATGCAGACCCACTTCTCCGACTCGCAATGGACCACCCGCCAGAAGGTGGCGCTGACATGCCGAGCGCTCTTCGACCGGGGCCACGATTCCGGCCTCGCCGGACAAATCACCGCGCGCGCCGAGGAACCCGGCACCTTCTACACCCAGCGACTGGGCCTGGGATTCGACGAGATCACCGAGGAGAACCTGCTTCTCGTCGACGAGGATCTCAACGTTCTCGAAGGCTCAGGAATGGCCAACCCCGCCAATCGCTTCCACAGCTGGATCTACCGGGCTCGTCCGGACGTGCAGTGCATCGTGCACACCCATCCGTTCCACGTCGCCGCACTGTCCATGCTGGAGACGCCACTGATCGTCTCGCAGATGGACATCGCGCCGCTGTACGACGACTGCGCCTTCCTGCCGGACTGGCCAGGCGTTCCCGTCGGCAACGAGGAGGGCGAAATCATTTCCGCCGCACTCGGAGACAAGAAGGCGATCCTGCTCGCCCACCACGGTCACGTCGTCGCGGGCGCTTCCGTCGAAGAGTCCTGCTCGCTGGCGGTGTTGATAGAGAGAGGCGCCAAGCTGCAACTGGCCGCGATGGCGGCGGGAACCATCGCGCCGCTGCCCGACCGGCTAGCCCGCGAGGCGCATGACTGGACCCTTACCCCCAAGCGCAGCATCGCCAACTTCGCCTACTACGCCCGCACCGC